A stretch of the Meles meles chromosome 19, mMelMel3.1 paternal haplotype, whole genome shotgun sequence genome encodes the following:
- the ADGRG5 gene encoding adhesion G-protein coupled receptor G5 isoform X2, with amino-acid sequence MDCRGAFFLCLCFMTSQSETMDTSQEPLRCMKKLESIAQSRKQASLPGNIQELEKSLLNASFRGNNLTLQTRSIQSLIFKLGCSFAGLSLNSTTMEQYSQAGVSHAMHFPAELTKDTCRARPRELRLICIYFSTAYFFPNTNSRVLNNYVLGAQLSHGHVSNLNEPISISFQHNQSLEGYTVTCVFWKEGASKHYWGIWSPEGCRTEQLSPSRVLCRCNHLSYFAVLMQLSQAPVPRELLVPLIYISLVGCSISIVSSLLTILLHFQARKQGDSMTRIHMNLHASVLLLNVAFLLSPLPATPPVHGSACTAVAAILHFALLSCLTWTAIEGFNLYLLLGRVYNIYIRRYLLKLCAVGWGIPALLVLLLVVESSAYGPCTIPVSGSQENGTGFQNMSMCWVQNRWVHSILVMGYGGLTSLFNLVVLAWALWVLQRLRARDRVLNPRACRDSVTVLGLTVLLGTTWALAFFSFDVFLLPQLFLFTTFNSLYGFFLFLWFCSQRCHSEAEMETEMEGFSSSQTML; translated from the exons ATGGATTGCCGGGGGGCCTTTTTCCTCTGCCTGTGCTTCATGACTTCTCAGAGTGAGACAATGG ACACATCCCAAGAACCCCTGCGATGCATGAAGAAACTGGAGTCCATAGCCCAAAGCCGCAAACAGGCTTCTCTTCCTGG CAACATCCAGGAGCTGGAGAAGAGCCTGTTGAACGCCAGCTTCAGGGGCAACAACCTGACCTTGCAAACACGCTCCATCCAGTCACTGATCTTCAAGCTGGGCTGCAGCTTCGCAGGCCTCTCACTGAACAGCACCACCATGGAGCAGTACTCCCAG GCTGGGGTCTCCCACGCCATGCACTTCCCGGCAGAGCTGACCAAGGACACCTGCAGGGCCCGCCCCAGGGAGCTGCGTCTCATCTGCATCTACTTCTCCACAGCCTACTTTTTCCCG AATACCAACTCACGTGTGCTCAATAACTACGTCTTGGGAGCCCAGCTGAGTCACGGACACGTGAGCAACCTCAATGAGCCTATCAGCATCAGCTTCCAGCACAACCAGAGTCTG GAAGGCTACACGGTGACCTGTGTCTTCTGGAAGGAAGGAGCCAGTAAACATTACTGGGGGATCTGGAGCCCTGAGGGCTGTCGCACAGAGCAGCTCTCACCTTCCAGGGTGCTCTGCCGCTGCAATCACCTCAGCTACTTTGCTGTTCTCATG CAGCTGTCCCAAGCCCCGGTCCCCAGAGAGCTGCTGGTGCCTCTCATATACATCTCCCTAGTGGGCTGCAGCATCTCCATCGTGTCCTCGCTTCTCACTATCCTGCTGCACTTCCAGGCCAG GAAGCAGGGCGACTCCATGACGCGCATACACATGAACCTGCACGCCTCCGTGCTGCTCCTGAATGTCGCCTTCCTGCTGAGTCCTCTGCCGGCCACGCCCCCCGTGCATGGGTCAGCGTGCACAGCAGTGGCTGCCATCCTGCACTTCGCACTGCTCAGCTGCCTCACCTGGACGGCCATCGAAGGCTTCAATCTCTACCTGCTCCTTGGGCGCGTCTACAACATCTACATCCGCCGATACTTGCTCAAGCTCTGTGCAGTGGGCTGGG GGATCCCAGCCCTGCTGGTCCTGCTCCTTGTTGTCGAGAGCTCAGCATACGGACCCTGCACAATTCCAGTCTCCGGCAGCCAGGAAAATGGCACGGGCTTCCAGAACATGTCCAT GTGCTGGGTGCAGAACCGCTGGGTGCACAGTATCTTGGTCATGGGCTACGGCGGTCTCACGTCTCTTTTCAACCTGGTGGTGCTGGCCTGGGCGCTGTGGGTGCTGCAGCGGCTGCGGGCCAGGGACAGGGTGCTGAACCCGCGGGCCTGCCGGGACAGCGTCACCGTGCTGGGCCTCACCGTGCTGCTGGGCACCACTTGGGCCTTGGCTTTCTTCTCCTTTGACGTCTTCCTGCTGCCCCAACTCTTCCTCTTCACCACGTTCAACTCACTGTACG gtttcttcctcttcctgtggTTCTGCTCCCAGAGGTGCCACTCCGAggcagagatggagacagagatggagggGTTCAGCTCCTCCCAGACGATGCTGTAG
- the ADGRG5 gene encoding adhesion G-protein coupled receptor G5 isoform X1 yields MSCPATVQRKQKAAGGERRSEATVTAIQQLDSSGPTGWKPVLRRDWVQGMDCRGAFFLCLCFMTSQSETMDTSQEPLRCMKKLESIAQSRKQASLPGNIQELEKSLLNASFRGNNLTLQTRSIQSLIFKLGCSFAGLSLNSTTMEQYSQAGVSHAMHFPAELTKDTCRARPRELRLICIYFSTAYFFPNTNSRVLNNYVLGAQLSHGHVSNLNEPISISFQHNQSLEGYTVTCVFWKEGASKHYWGIWSPEGCRTEQLSPSRVLCRCNHLSYFAVLMQLSQAPVPRELLVPLIYISLVGCSISIVSSLLTILLHFQARKQGDSMTRIHMNLHASVLLLNVAFLLSPLPATPPVHGSACTAVAAILHFALLSCLTWTAIEGFNLYLLLGRVYNIYIRRYLLKLCAVGWGIPALLVLLLVVESSAYGPCTIPVSGSQENGTGFQNMSMCWVQNRWVHSILVMGYGGLTSLFNLVVLAWALWVLQRLRARDRVLNPRACRDSVTVLGLTVLLGTTWALAFFSFDVFLLPQLFLFTTFNSLYGFFLFLWFCSQRCHSEAEMETEMEGFSSSQTML; encoded by the exons GGTGGAAGCCGGTTCTCAGAAGAGACTGGGTACAAGGCATGGATTGCCGGGGGGCCTTTTTCCTCTGCCTGTGCTTCATGACTTCTCAGAGTGAGACAATGG ACACATCCCAAGAACCCCTGCGATGCATGAAGAAACTGGAGTCCATAGCCCAAAGCCGCAAACAGGCTTCTCTTCCTGG CAACATCCAGGAGCTGGAGAAGAGCCTGTTGAACGCCAGCTTCAGGGGCAACAACCTGACCTTGCAAACACGCTCCATCCAGTCACTGATCTTCAAGCTGGGCTGCAGCTTCGCAGGCCTCTCACTGAACAGCACCACCATGGAGCAGTACTCCCAG GCTGGGGTCTCCCACGCCATGCACTTCCCGGCAGAGCTGACCAAGGACACCTGCAGGGCCCGCCCCAGGGAGCTGCGTCTCATCTGCATCTACTTCTCCACAGCCTACTTTTTCCCG AATACCAACTCACGTGTGCTCAATAACTACGTCTTGGGAGCCCAGCTGAGTCACGGACACGTGAGCAACCTCAATGAGCCTATCAGCATCAGCTTCCAGCACAACCAGAGTCTG GAAGGCTACACGGTGACCTGTGTCTTCTGGAAGGAAGGAGCCAGTAAACATTACTGGGGGATCTGGAGCCCTGAGGGCTGTCGCACAGAGCAGCTCTCACCTTCCAGGGTGCTCTGCCGCTGCAATCACCTCAGCTACTTTGCTGTTCTCATG CAGCTGTCCCAAGCCCCGGTCCCCAGAGAGCTGCTGGTGCCTCTCATATACATCTCCCTAGTGGGCTGCAGCATCTCCATCGTGTCCTCGCTTCTCACTATCCTGCTGCACTTCCAGGCCAG GAAGCAGGGCGACTCCATGACGCGCATACACATGAACCTGCACGCCTCCGTGCTGCTCCTGAATGTCGCCTTCCTGCTGAGTCCTCTGCCGGCCACGCCCCCCGTGCATGGGTCAGCGTGCACAGCAGTGGCTGCCATCCTGCACTTCGCACTGCTCAGCTGCCTCACCTGGACGGCCATCGAAGGCTTCAATCTCTACCTGCTCCTTGGGCGCGTCTACAACATCTACATCCGCCGATACTTGCTCAAGCTCTGTGCAGTGGGCTGGG GGATCCCAGCCCTGCTGGTCCTGCTCCTTGTTGTCGAGAGCTCAGCATACGGACCCTGCACAATTCCAGTCTCCGGCAGCCAGGAAAATGGCACGGGCTTCCAGAACATGTCCAT GTGCTGGGTGCAGAACCGCTGGGTGCACAGTATCTTGGTCATGGGCTACGGCGGTCTCACGTCTCTTTTCAACCTGGTGGTGCTGGCCTGGGCGCTGTGGGTGCTGCAGCGGCTGCGGGCCAGGGACAGGGTGCTGAACCCGCGGGCCTGCCGGGACAGCGTCACCGTGCTGGGCCTCACCGTGCTGCTGGGCACCACTTGGGCCTTGGCTTTCTTCTCCTTTGACGTCTTCCTGCTGCCCCAACTCTTCCTCTTCACCACGTTCAACTCACTGTACG gtttcttcctcttcctgtggTTCTGCTCCCAGAGGTGCCACTCCGAggcagagatggagacagagatggagggGTTCAGCTCCTCCCAGACGATGCTGTAG